AGGCAACTTCAGGCACCATTAGCACGGTCAATTTGCCAGCAGGCGATATTAAAGACGACCCTAATTTTGGACGGCAGGAAGTGTATCACCATGATTTTGTTGCCACAATTAACATTAATAAGGCCGCGCAAAATGTCGTGATGCAAGCGCGTTTTCAGGGTTGTAGTGAGAAAGGACTTTGCTACGCGCCGCAGCTAAAAACGTTCAATATTGATTTATCTGAAGCGGTCATCAGCAGCCAGACTGCCAGCGTGCCAGTGAGCGAAGAAGATGAAGCCACCAGCTTATTAAAAAGCGGCAAACTATGGTTAATCGCCGCAGGGTTTTTCGGCTTTGGTTTACTGCTGTCATTTACCCCCTGCGTACTACCGATGATTCCTATTTTATCGGGCATTATTGTTGGTGATAAAAAATCGCATAAAAAAGAAACTAGTCGGCTACATAGCTTTAATCTTTCACTGGCTTACGTATTAGGTATTGCGCTCAGTTATACCATCGCCGGCATTGCCGCCGGCTTGTCAGGTCAACTACTCAGTAACGCATTACAAAGTGCATGGATGCTCACAGCGACTGCATTCATTTTTGTTATTTTGTCTTTTTCTATGTTTGGTTTTTATGAGTTACGTTTGCCAAGCGCAATCGAAGAGCGCATGGTGAAGACGTCAAATAAACTCAAAGGCGGCCAATTTCTAGGCGTATTTGTAATGGGTATTATTTCTGCCTTAATTGTTAGCCCATGCGTTGCCGCGCCATTAGCGGGTGCGTTAATTTACATTAGTCAAACACGCGATATTGTATTAGGCGGTGTGGCGTTATTTTCACTATCCATTGGTATGGGTGTGCCATTATTACTCATTGGTGCATCAGCTGGCCATGTGTTACCCAAAGCGGGCGTATGGATGACAGCGGTACGTAATTTGTTTGGTGTCATCATGCTAGCTGTTGCTATTTTTATCGTTTCACCCATTATTCCAACCAGTGTAGCCATGCTGTTATGGTCAGCTTTACTGATTATTCCTGCTATCTATTTACACGCATTGGATAGCTTACCGTTAGACAGCAATACTGGCAGATCACATCCCTGGATGCGTTTTTGGAAAGGGATTGGCATCATGCTGTTAATTCTTGGCATCGCGATGTTAATTGGCGCAGTGTCAGGCGCAAAATCACCTTTACAACCGCTTGCTGGTCTGAGCTTATCAAGCAATAAACCAGCCGAGTCACATTTACCCTTTATTCGTGTGAAGAATACCGCAGAGCTGGATGCACGCATCGATAACGCGCAGGGCAACATTGTCATGCTCGATTTTTATGCTGATTGGTGTACCGCTTGTAAAGAAATGGATTTATTAACGTTTAGCGATCCTGCGGTGCAAACAGCACTTAAAGATGCTGTATTATTACAAGCCGATGTGACAGCCAACACGCCAGAAGACTTGGCTTTATTACAACGGTTTAATTTGTTTGGCCCGCCGGGCATTATTTTCTTCAACCGTTCTGGGCAAGAAATTAAAACCATTCGTGTGATTGGCTATGAAGATGCCTCTCGATTTTTAGCCACTGTGCAACGCGTAAATGCGCTAAAAGCGGATGAATGTAACCCACTGATTACTTGTTAACCTGAATACATTTTAAGCCATCAATCATTATGCTAAACAAACTTATCTCACCTTTAAGCACTGCTGTTTTATTCGTAATCATCGCAGTAACTGGCTATTTTATCTCTGAAAAAATGGATATAAAGGAGGCCATGTCACCCACTGCCGAGCTGTTCGCTACCACGCTTCCTGACGAAAACGGCACGCCTCAGGCGCTAAACCAATGGCAAGGCAAAACCATTGTCCTTAACTTTTGGGCAACATGGTGTCCACCTTGCCGCGAAGAAATGCCAGAATTATCTGCACTCAATACCGAGTATCAAGATAAAAACGTGATTGTTATTGGTATTGCATTAGATGATGTGAAGTTGATTAAAACGTTTACTGAAGAACATCAGATAAGCTACCCATTGCTGGCAGCAGAAGATACGGGGGCTAATCTGGCATTTCAGCTAGGTAATAATAAAAGTGCACTACCTTATACAGTGATTATTAAACCCGATGGTACAATTGCTCAAACGTATTTTGGCCGCATTTCTAAAGCACTTTTGGAACAAGCATTGCTTCAATTACTGCCCTAACACTTCACTTTTTTATTCAACTGCTTAGCTTAATCTTCAAACGATAAACAGTACTTTAACTTCGCTCAAATGTTGTAAATAAGCTGGACAAAATGGCTTAACTTCGTCAAACTTGCGCATTATGATTAATATTCAACGAGTGGCCAGGTAATAGAAAATGGCAGCAAAATCAATTTTGGTAGTGCACGGCCCCAATCTAAACCTACTTGGTGTGCGTGAGCCTGAACACTATGGTCACACAACATTGGACAATATCAATGATCATCTCAAAGCAACAGCGCAAGCCGCAAATATTGCTCTAGAAACGTATCAAAGTAATGCAGAAGCTGATATTGTCACAAAAATTCAACAATTAGCCACCAAAAAGGTGGATTTCATTATTATCAACCCTGCTGCGTTTACGCATACGTCTGTTTCTATTCGAGATGCAATATCCGCTGTTAATATCCCATTTATTGAAGTCCATCTATCGAATGTGTTCACCCGCGAAAGTTTTAGACATCATTCTTATTTTAGCGATATAGCAGTAGGTGTCATTAGCGGCTTAGGCGCGGATGGCTATGATGCGGCACTACGTTTTGCGATTAATCGACTAAATAGCAAATGATAAAAATAAGTTTATTTGAGGAGTTACCATGGATTTACGTAAATTAAAGAAACTAATCGATTTGGTTGAAGAGTCAGGCATTTCTGAACTCGAACTTACCGAGGGAGAAGAAAAAGTTCGTATTAGCCGTGCAACACAACAATTTGCACCGCAGCCCATACAATACGCTGCACAACCTACACAACAACAAGTTGCAGCACCTGTGGCTGCTACATCAACCACTACAGAATCAGCGCCAGAAGCGATACAAGGTCACGTAGTAGAGTCACCGATGGTTGGCACTTTCTATCGCGCCTCTTCCCCTGAGGCAAAGGCATTTGTAGAAGTGGGCGATACAGTTGAAGTTGGCGATACGCTTTGTATTATCGAAGCCATGAAATTGCTGAATGAAATCGAGAGCGATAAAGCTGGTGTGGTGAAGAAAGTATTAATTGAAAATGGCCAGCCTGTTGAATATGGTGAGCCTTTGTTTG
This region of Methylophilaceae bacterium genomic DNA includes:
- the dsbD gene encoding protein-disulfide reductase DsbD, giving the protein MLRRFSALVVSFSMLLLAVIQLGFVSNSHAESGSGFSLFTDDADEKFLHPDEAFQLNVTANDSHTLTAKFTVTPGYYLYKDRIQFEIKEATSGTISTVNLPAGDIKDDPNFGRQEVYHHDFVATININKAAQNVVMQARFQGCSEKGLCYAPQLKTFNIDLSEAVISSQTASVPVSEEDEATSLLKSGKLWLIAAGFFGFGLLLSFTPCVLPMIPILSGIIVGDKKSHKKETSRLHSFNLSLAYVLGIALSYTIAGIAAGLSGQLLSNALQSAWMLTATAFIFVILSFSMFGFYELRLPSAIEERMVKTSNKLKGGQFLGVFVMGIISALIVSPCVAAPLAGALIYISQTRDIVLGGVALFSLSIGMGVPLLLIGASAGHVLPKAGVWMTAVRNLFGVIMLAVAIFIVSPIIPTSVAMLLWSALLIIPAIYLHALDSLPLDSNTGRSHPWMRFWKGIGIMLLILGIAMLIGAVSGAKSPLQPLAGLSLSSNKPAESHLPFIRVKNTAELDARIDNAQGNIVMLDFYADWCTACKEMDLLTFSDPAVQTALKDAVLLQADVTANTPEDLALLQRFNLFGPPGIIFFNRSGQEIKTIRVIGYEDASRFLATVQRVNALKADECNPLITC
- a CDS encoding TlpA family protein disulfide reductase — encoded protein: MLNKLISPLSTAVLFVIIAVTGYFISEKMDIKEAMSPTAELFATTLPDENGTPQALNQWQGKTIVLNFWATWCPPCREEMPELSALNTEYQDKNVIVIGIALDDVKLIKTFTEEHQISYPLLAAEDTGANLAFQLGNNKSALPYTVIIKPDGTIAQTYFGRISKALLEQALLQLLP
- the aroQ gene encoding type II 3-dehydroquinate dehydratase; the encoded protein is MAAKSILVVHGPNLNLLGVREPEHYGHTTLDNINDHLKATAQAANIALETYQSNAEADIVTKIQQLATKKVDFIIINPAAFTHTSVSIRDAISAVNIPFIEVHLSNVFTRESFRHHSYFSDIAVGVISGLGADGYDAALRFAINRLNSK
- a CDS encoding acetyl-CoA carboxylase biotin carboxyl carrier protein; its protein translation is MDLRKLKKLIDLVEESGISELELTEGEEKVRISRATQQFAPQPIQYAAQPTQQQVAAPVAATSTTTESAPEAIQGHVVESPMVGTFYRASSPEAKAFVEVGDTVEVGDTLCIIEAMKLLNEIESDKAGVVKKVLIENGQPVEYGEPLFVIG